The following coding sequences are from one Eucalyptus grandis isolate ANBG69807.140 chromosome 11, ASM1654582v1, whole genome shotgun sequence window:
- the LOC104444093 gene encoding transcription factor MYB1, which translates to MGRAPCCSKVGLRRGPWTNKEDTVLVKYIQTHGEGHWRSLPKKAGLLRCGKSCRLRWMNYLRPDIKRGNITPDEEDLIMRLHALLGNRWSLIAGRLPGRTDNEIKNYWNSHLSKRVATDSNENHSKGLRGPKKRSNNNLIAANKKKRRSEKSPQEDREEEEEVATTKKIKVHQPKAIRVSHIFSIARNNSFETVEVADEEVMAHDKRESNDVIINSNNDLSWMMSEAKEHNWFCDDEDYNDMVDVEGCGGGGGGGGGCGDEMICSNDDKNTSSSSPCHRIWLPNNNNKKMLEKIFEEYHELLKSEDHLQMESFVDSLLI; encoded by the exons ATGGGAAGAGCACCATGCTGTTCTAAGGTGGGTTTACGTAGAGGGCCTTGGACGAACAAAGAAGACACGGTGCTTGTCAAGTACATTCAAACGCATGGAGAAGGTCATTGGCGATCCTTGCCTAAAAAAGCAG GGTTGCTGAGATGTGGGAAAAGCTGCAGGCTGAGGTGGATGAACTATCTGAGGCCAGACATAAAGAGAGGGAACATCACTCCGGATGAGGAAGACCTCATCATGAGGCTTCATGCCCTCCTCGGAAACCGGTGGTCGCTGATCGCTGGGCGACTGCCGGGCAGAACCGACAATGAAATCAAGAACTACTGGAACTCGCACCTCAGCAAGAGGGTCGCTACCGACAGCAATGAAAACCACAGCAAGGGACTGAGAGGCCCAAAGAAGAGAAGCAACAACAACCTCATCGCCGCcaacaagaagaagaggcgGTCAGAGAAGAGCCCTCAGGAAgatcgagaagaagaagaagaagtcgccACCACAAAGAAGATAAAAGTCCACCAACCCAAGGCAATTAGGGTTTCACACATATTCTCCATCGCAAGGAACAACAGCTTCGAGACTGTGGAGGTCGCTGACGAAGAAGTGATGGCGCATGATAAGCGCGAGAGCAATGATGTGATCATCAACAGTAACAATGATCTTTCGTGGATGATGAGTGAGGCTAAAGAACACAACTGGTTCTGCGATGATGAAGATTACAATGACATGGTGGATGTCGAAgggtgcggcggcggcggcggcggcggcggtggctgtGGCGATGAGATGATCTGCTCGAATGATGATAAAAACacatcgtcttcttccccatGCCATCGTATTTGGTTACCCAACAACAACAATAAGAAGATGCTGGAGAAGATATTTGAGGAGTATCACGAGCTGCTCAAGTCCGAGGATCACCTCCAAATGGAATCTTTTGTGGATTCcttattgatttga